GCATACGGAGCATGCCTGCCCCCGGTCCCTGGCTGGACTATCACGACCGGCGTATAATGGCCTATACGTTCGGTCTTTCCTGCGTCGATCAGCGTACGGACTTCACGGGCCCGGGCAATGGCTCCGAGCGGCGCTGAGGCCACCGGTCAGGTCGACCACCTGCCATTCGTGGCCGGTGGGCTCACTAGGATCGGCAGCGTCCCGCCGTGCACCTGGAGGAACTCCGACGTGGCCAATCGCTTCGGCGTTGTCCTGCGCGACGCGCGGCGCCGGGCGGGCCTGACCCAGGACGAGCTGGCCGCGCGATCCGGTGTCGGCGTGCGGACCATTCGAAGGCTCGAGACCGGCAGCGGTACCGATCCGCGGATCGGCACGGTGACGCTGCTCGCCGACGCACTCGACGTCAGCCAGGACGAACGCCGCGACCTCCTGTCCGCCGCCGACGGTCAGCACCGGCCGTCCCCGGAGCCACCCGAAGCCGAGCCGTCCGGCGCCGCCCGGTGGCAGGCTCCGGTGACCGAAACGCCGGCCGCGGTGGTACCCGGTGGGCTGCCTGCCGTCCCGCCGGAGGTTTCGGCGGCGGCCGACCACCTGGCCAGGGTCGTCACCGCCCGGCTGCGGCGCGAGGAGGAGCTGCGCCGCGTGCACGACCCGTTCCCGCTGCCCGTGCGGTGGCGGCAGGCACCCGAGCACCTCGCCGACCACTGGGACAACATCTGCCGCGTCCCGGCCGGTGTGACCGCCGTCCCGCTGGAGCTCTCCGGCGAGGTGGGCGACATCGCGGGTGCATTCCGGCGGGTGCCGTCGCGGCGGATGGTGGTGCTGGGCCGCGCCGGTTCCGGCAAGACCGTCCTGACCCTGCGGTTCGTCCTGGACACGCTGGCCGCGCGGCCGCAGGGCGGCGCGGTTCCGATGATCTTCAACATCGGGTCGTGGGACCCGACGGCGATGCCGTTGCGTACCTGGCTGGTCGAGATGCTGCAGCGGGACCAGCCGGGCCTCGCCACGGCCGCGCCCGGCGGGGCGACGCTGGCGGCCGTGCTGGTCGACACCGGGCGCGTGCTGCCCGTGCTCGACGGGTTCGACGAGCTCGCCGAGGGCCTGCACCGCCCGGCGCTGGAAACGTTGAACTCCCTGTCGATGCCCTTGCTGCTGACCAGCCGCTCCGACGAGTACGAGCGGGCCGTGACGGCGGTGGACGTGCTGACCTCGGCTGCGGTGGTCGAGCTGACCGACCTCACCCCCGACGACCTCGCGGGCTACCTGCCCCGCACCGCCCGCCGTGTCCGCACCGGCGACGGCAGCGGTACCACGATGTGGAACACCGTCATCGGTGAGCTGCGCGACCGAGCCGAGGCCGAGGCGAGCCCGGCCGCCAACCTGGCCGCCGTGCTGACGACCCCACTCATGGTGGGCCTTGCCCGCACGGTCTACAGCGACTCACGCGACCGTGACCCGACCGAGCTGCTGGACACGACCCGGTTCCCCACCGCACAGGCGATCGAGGAGCATCTGCTCGACAGCTTCGTGCCTACCGTGTACGGCGGGCAGGCTGCCTCCGCCCGCGCCGATGGCAACCAGCGCGACTGGGGCGTCGACCGGGTCCGGCGCTGGCTGGGATTCCTCGCCGACGACCTCGACCGGCGCGGCACCGGTGACCTCGAATGGTGGCGGATGGGTGGCTCACCTCGCCGCTCATCCCGCGTGCTGCTCGTGACAGCCGTCGTGTGGCTGGCCGCGGTACTGGTCGACTGGCTGGTGTTCACCCCCGCCCACGCGCTCCTGACCGGCGAACCGGTGCACTGGCGTGTCGTCCTCGTCGACGGTCCCGTGATCGGCTTGGTCATCGGTGTTCCGTGTGGCCTGCTGTACCTGCTGATGGTGGTGCGCAAGGGCAGGGTGCTCGAACCGGCGCGCGTGCGGGTCCGGTTGCTCGACCGGTCGGGCAGGCAACCCGGCTTCCGGCGGAAGATCGCCACCCGGTTCGCGGCCGGAGCGCTGGGCGGCGCCGTCGCCGGGGTCGGCCTCGCGCTCGCGGGCGTGCTGGTGAAAGCGGTGTCCCCGGAATGGACCTCCGTCCTCGACTCCGGCATGGCCGTGCGGGCGACCCTGCTCGACGCGGGTATCTACGCCGTCACCTTCGGCCTGGTATGTGGCCCGGTGCTGGCACTCGCCGCCGCGCTGGAGGCGCCGGCCAACCTCACTACCGCCACCAGCCCCGCCGACCTGCTCGCGGCCAACCGGACGACCACGCTGCGCCTCAGCGGCATACTCGCGCTCGCACTCGGGCTCGCGATCGCCTTCGGTGGCTTCGCGGCCGTCGGCGGCGCGCGGACCCTGGTGGCGCCACCCTGGGCACTGCACTGGAACCTGCGGGTCGGCCTGCTGGTCGGGTTGATGGGCGGGCTGAGCACAGGCATGGCCTACATCGTGGCCTTCACAGCGTGGGGGCACTGGCTGGTGTTCACCCGCCTCCGCCTCCCGCTGCTCGGCAGGATGCCGTGGGCGGTCAACACCTTCCTCGATGACGCCTACCGGCGAGGCGTGCTGCGGCAGTCCGGCGCCGTCTACCAGTTCCGCCACGCGCGCCTCCAACAACACCTCGCGAAGGCCTACCGTACCGGCCGTTGATGCCTTTTACCTGGTCAGGTGCACCGGCCAGGAATGGCCGCCCGGTGACCTTCCACGCTGCCGCCGCTGCGGTGAACATCGGTTCGCCGACGAGGGGTTGGCGACCGGAAGGGGATCTGGGGTGGCGAGCGAGACGTCAGCGGGAGCGACGGGCACGCCGGGTGTGTGGGAGCTGTACACCGGGCAGCCGACGCCGGAAGCGGGCGGCGTGAACTGGGAGGCGTACAGCCACGAGGCGCTGTACCAGATGTTGTGGCAGGACGCTGACGTCGCCGACGTCAGCACCATCGCCGCCGAGTGGTCCGAGCACCGGGCCGCATTGGTCAACCATACCGAGGTGCTGCGCGAGCAGCGGGCCGCGCTGCTGGACAGCTGGCAGGGCAGCGGGGCCGAAGAGGCCGCGCGCAGACTCGCCGCGCTCGCCGACCGGGTCGAGAAGATCGCCGAGCTGGCCCACGCCGGTGAGCAGGCCGCCGAGCAGGCGGCCGACGCGCTGGCGAGGGCACGGGCGATGATGCCTTCGCCGCCGGGCGCCGCGGAGGCGCCCCTGAGCGACGCGGCAGCGAACTGGGCGGACGTCATCGCGGCCCCGCAGGCCGGCGCGCCGGTGAACTGGGCGCCGACCGTACCGACCGCCGACCCCGGCGGCGCCTTCGGTGCGGTGGGCAGTGCCGGGTTCAGCTTCTACCTCGGCGCCGACGCGGCCGACATGCAGAAGCAGCAGGCGGTCCGGGCGATGCAGACCTACGAGTCCAGCCTGACGAACTCGGGCCAGCTGATCGGCACGGCGCAGGACACGATCCCGGCGGCGGCCACGGCGCCGAGCGGCGCTGCCGCACCCTCGTACTCCGGCGCGGCCACGGACGGCCCGCGGTCGTGGCAGAGCCTCGTCGGATCCGGGCACGGCAACGGCGCGCCGACGGTGGCCG
The sequence above is drawn from the Amycolatopsis aidingensis genome and encodes:
- a CDS encoding helix-turn-helix domain-containing protein; protein product: MANRFGVVLRDARRRAGLTQDELAARSGVGVRTIRRLETGSGTDPRIGTVTLLADALDVSQDERRDLLSAADGQHRPSPEPPEAEPSGAARWQAPVTETPAAVVPGGLPAVPPEVSAAADHLARVVTARLRREEELRRVHDPFPLPVRWRQAPEHLADHWDNICRVPAGVTAVPLELSGEVGDIAGAFRRVPSRRMVVLGRAGSGKTVLTLRFVLDTLAARPQGGAVPMIFNIGSWDPTAMPLRTWLVEMLQRDQPGLATAAPGGATLAAVLVDTGRVLPVLDGFDELAEGLHRPALETLNSLSMPLLLTSRSDEYERAVTAVDVLTSAAVVELTDLTPDDLAGYLPRTARRVRTGDGSGTTMWNTVIGELRDRAEAEASPAANLAAVLTTPLMVGLARTVYSDSRDRDPTELLDTTRFPTAQAIEEHLLDSFVPTVYGGQAASARADGNQRDWGVDRVRRWLGFLADDLDRRGTGDLEWWRMGGSPRRSSRVLLVTAVVWLAAVLVDWLVFTPAHALLTGEPVHWRVVLVDGPVIGLVIGVPCGLLYLLMVVRKGRVLEPARVRVRLLDRSGRQPGFRRKIATRFAAGALGGAVAGVGLALAGVLVKAVSPEWTSVLDSGMAVRATLLDAGIYAVTFGLVCGPVLALAAALEAPANLTTATSPADLLAANRTTTLRLSGILALALGLAIAFGGFAAVGGARTLVAPPWALHWNLRVGLLVGLMGGLSTGMAYIVAFTAWGHWLVFTRLRLPLLGRMPWAVNTFLDDAYRRGVLRQSGAVYQFRHARLQQHLAKAYRTGR